A part of Streptantibioticus cattleyicolor NRRL 8057 = DSM 46488 genomic DNA contains:
- a CDS encoding VOC family protein, with protein sequence MIAALDHVQLAAPPASEDLLRSFYIGALGLREIPKPPVLAARGGCWFGTADGGVQLHLGIEDPFRPAAKAHPGLRVRDIDALAERLAAHGAPVVWDDNLPGHRRFYSTDPVGNRLEFLEPLV encoded by the coding sequence ATGATCGCCGCACTCGACCACGTCCAGCTCGCCGCGCCGCCCGCGAGCGAGGATCTGCTGCGGAGCTTCTACATCGGCGCGCTGGGGCTGCGTGAGATCCCCAAGCCGCCGGTCCTCGCGGCGCGGGGCGGCTGCTGGTTCGGGACCGCGGACGGCGGCGTCCAGCTCCACCTGGGCATCGAGGACCCGTTCCGCCCCGCCGCGAAGGCCCATCCGGGGCTGCGGGTGCGGGACATCGACGCCCTCGCCGAACGGCTCGCGGCGCACGGCGCCCCGGTGGTGTGGGACGACAACCTGCCCGGTCACCGCCGCTTCTACAGCACGGACCCGGTCGGCA